The nucleotide sequence GGTCAACCCGCTCACCTGGATCGTGGACGCCGAGCGGGTGCTGTTCGCCGGCACGTTCGCCGATCCGGTGGTGCTGTGGGGCCTGCTCGCCGCGCTGGCGACCGCCGCGGTCGGCCTGACCGTCGGGGTCCGATCGATGCAGGGAGCCTCCGCCTGACGAGCGCTCAGTCCTCGTGCCGCCCGCGCGAGCGGTGCGGGGGCGGGTTCACCGCACCGAGCAGTGCGCGCAGGTCGGCGGCGGTCGCGGCGCGGCGGGCCAGGTCCACCGCGACGACCGGCGCGGCCTGCCGCAGCCGGCCCAGCACCGCGGGATCGGCGAGATCGTGCCGTCCGTCGCTGAGCCCGGTGACGATCGCGTCCGGCCGCAGCGCCGCGACGGCCTGCGGATCGGGCGCGCGCTCGGCACCGACCGGCTCGGCGCCGTCGAGGGGCCCGGCGCAGCCGATCACCCGGGCACCCAGCTCCACCAGCAGCGCTCCGACCTCGGGATCCGTCGCCACGACCCGCTGCACCGGCCCGCGCAGCGGCACCGGGGTGCCGGTGGCGTCGACGAACGCCCGGCCACCACCCATGGCAGCTCCGGCGGTGGGTCGGCTCATCGGGTCCTCCTCGACCTGCGGGACAACGCTGCGACCATCATGCACCGGCGCCGGAACCCGTTCGACCGGTAGCCGGTCCGGCGCCTAGCGTTGCCGATCGTGAGCGTCCCCGCCGAGACCCGGATCCGCCGGGCCATGACCAACTGCTCCAAGGGCGAGGCGAGCCGGATGACCCTGCCGGCCTGGGTCCGCGACCTCGATCCCGATCATCTCGACGACGTGCACGGCTGGCGGGACCCGAAGGCACCGGAACGGGCCGTGCTACTGGTCCCGACCGACCACGGACCGGCCGGGATCATGCTCCGCACGGCCACCGGGACCGCCCGCACCGCTGCGATGTGCGCGCTCTGCCGGACCACCCACTCGGTCGGCGGGGTCGCGCTGTTCGCCGCGCCGCGCCAAGGCGCGGCGGGCCGGCACGGCGACACCGTCGGCACCTACATCTGCGCCGATCTCGGCTGCGCCCGGCACGTGCGGGTGGAGCACCCGACGGCGGCCCTGCGCCCCGCCCCCGGGACCACCACCGACGAGCGCCGGATCGGGTTGCGGGAGCGGGCGGTGGAGTTCGTCGGCGCCGTCACCGGCAGCCGGGCGTGAACCTGGCGGCCGGACCCTGCCTCAGGTGCGCAGGTTCAGCCCGACCCGCTGGAACTCCTTGAGGTCCGAGTAGCCGGTCTTGGCCATCGCCCGGCGCAGCGCACCGAACAGGTTGGTCGTGCCGTACGGACTGTCGGTCGGGCCGAACAGCACCTGCTCCAGCGCCCGCCCGGACCGGCCCAGGCCGGTCACCTCGGAGCGCGGCAGCGACGGGTGCGCCGCCGACGACGTCCAGTAGAGGCCCCCGGCCGGCGCCTCGGTGGCCTCGGCGAGCTGCTCGCCGAGCATCACCGCGTCCGCACCACAGGCCACGGCGCGGGCGATGTCGCCGGAGGTGCCGATGCCGCCGTCGGCGATCACGTGCACGTACCGGCCGCCGGTCTCGTCCAGGTAGTCACGGCGGGCCGCGGCGGCGTCGACGATCGCGGTCGCCATCGGCACGCCCACCCCCAGCACCTCGTCGGTGGTGGTGGCGGTCGACTGCCCGTACCCGACGATCACGCCGGCCGCGCCGGTGCGCATCAGGTGCAGCGCGGTGCGGTAGTCGCCGACCCCGCCGGCGACGACCGGGACGTCCAGGTCGGCGATGAAGTCCTTCAGGTTCAGCGGCTCGCCGTCGGAGACGTGCTCGGCCGAGACGATGGTGCCCTGCACCACGAGCAGCTCGACACCGGCGGCGAGCAGCGCCGGGGTCAGCTCACGGGCCCGCTGCGGGCTGACCCGGGCGGCGACCGTGTGCGAGCCGTCGCGCAGCGGGCGCAACGCCTCCGCGATCAGGTCCGGCTGGATCGGCGCCTGGTGCAGCTCCTGCAGCAGCGCCAGCGCCGTGTCCGGCTCGTCGCCGGTCGCGGCCTCCACCACCCTGGCCAGTGCGCCCTCGGCGTCACCGTGCCGGGCCCAGAGGCCCTCGGCGTTCAGCACCGCCAGCCCACCCAGCTCGCTGACCCGCACCGCCGACGACGGCGAGACCACCGCGTCGGTCGGGTGGGTCACCAGCGGGATGTCGAACCGGTAGGCGTCCAACTGCCAGGCCGTCGACACCGCCTTCGAGCTGCGGGTCCGCCGCGACGGCACGATCTCGATCTGGCCGAGGTCGTAGGCACGACGGGCCTCCCGGCCCATCCCGATCTCCACGAGGTCACGCACGAGCACACCCTAAGCGGCGTCCTCGCGGCGCGGTCTAGCGGGCGGCGTAGTTCGGCGCCTCGACGGTCATCGTGATGTCGTGCGGGTGGCTCTCCTTCAGCCCGGCCGCGGTGATCCGGACCAGGCGTGCCTGCTGCAGCTCCGGGATCGTCTGCGCGCCGACGTAGCCCATGCCCGAGCGCAGACCGCCGCCCAGCTGGTGCACCACCGACGACAGCGGCCCGCGGAACGGGATCCGCCCCTCGATGCCCTCCGGGACCAGCTTGTCCTCGCTGAGCACGTCGTCCTGCGCGTAGCGGTCCTTGGAGTAGGAGCGCCCGGCCGCGCCGGCCCGCCCCTGCATCGCGCCCAGCGATCCCATCCCGCGGTAGGTCTTGAACTGCTTGCCGCCCACCAGGACGACCTCACCCGGCGACTCCGCGGTACCCGCGAGCAACGAGCCGAGCATCACCGTCGACGCACCGGCCGCGATCGCCTTGGCGACGTCACCCGAGTACTGGATACCGCCGTCGCCGATCACCGGGACGCCCGCCGGGGCGCAGGCCCTGGTGGCCTCGTAGATCGCGGTGATCTGCGGCGCACCGACACCGGCGACGACCCGGGTCGTGCAGATCGAGCCCGGCCCCACACCGACCTTGACGGCGTCCGCCCCGGCCTCGACGAGCGCCAGCGCACCCTCGTAGGTGGCGACGTTCCCGCCGACGACGTCGACCTGGTCGCCGACCTCGGCGCGCAGCTTCGCGACGGTCTCCAGCACCCGCCGGGAGTGCCCGTGCGCGGTGTCGACCATCAGCACGTCCACGCCGGCCTCGACCAGCAGCATGGCGCGCGCGTAGGCGTCGTCACCGACACCGACCGCCGCGGCGACCACGAGCCGCCCGTCCGGGTCCTTGGTGGCCAGCGGGTACTGCTCGGTCTTGTTGAAGTCCTTGATCGTGATGAGGCCGCGCAGCACGTCGTCGCCGTCGACGATCGGCAGCTTCTCCAGCTTGTGCCTGCGCAGCAGCCCGAGGGCCGCCTCCGCCGTCACCCCGACCTTCGCCGTCACCAGCGGTGCCCTGGTCATCACCTCGGCGACCGACCGCTCCTGGTCGACCTCGTAGCGCATGTCCCGGTTGGTGATGATGCCGACGAGCTTGCCGCCCTCGCCGGTCACCGGTACCCCGGAGATCCGGAACTTGGCGCACAGCGCGTCGACGTCGGCCAGCGTCGCGTCGGGCGAACAGGTCACCGGATCGGTGACCATGCCGGCCTCGGACCGCTTGACCACCTCCGCCTGGGCCGCCTGGGCCTCCGGGGACAGGTTGCGGTGCAGCACTCCCAGCCCACCGGCCCGGGCCATGGCGATGGCCATCCGGGATTCGGTGACGGTGTCCATCGGGGACGACACCAGCGGAACCTGGACCCGGACGCGCCGGGTGACCTGGCTCGAGGTGTCGGCGGCGCTGGGCACCACATCCGACTCGGCAGGGAGCAGCAGGACGTCGTCGAACGTCAGGCCGAGCATCGCGAACTTGTCGGGCAGGCCGCCGATCTCGCTCGTCATCTCCAGGAGGCTCCTTGCAGTCACGGCTACCGCGGCGGGCGCCCGCCGCGCCGTTGCCATCGTACGTCCACCATTGCGGGGTGGGCCGGGGCCCGGCCCTGTGCCCCGGTACCGTGTACAGCGTGTCACCAGAGGCGCTGCCACCGGACCCGTTCGCCGGAGACCCGGATGACCCTGCGCGCTCCATGGGGGCGCTGGACGATCACGCCGAGATCACCGGATCGGTCTCCGGTGACCCCGATGGCCCACCGCTGACCGAGGCCGACCGAGGCGAGATCCTTGCCGATCTCGCCGATCTCGCCGTCTACCAGGCGCTGCTGTCCGGCCGTGGGGTCCGGGGCATCGTCGTCGACTGCGCCGACTGCGGTGAGCAGCACTTCCACGAGTGGAACCTGCTGCGCGCGAGCCTGCAGCAGCTGCTCGACGAGGGCCGGATGCGGCCGCACGAGCCGGCCTACGATCCCGATCCCGCGCACTACGTCACCTGGGAGTACTGCCGCGGGTACGCGGACGCGACGCTCGCCGACGACTGAGGCGTACGCCGCACAGCGACCTGCAGCACACAGACGAAGGGCGGGCCCCGCGGGGGCCCGCCCTCTGTCGTTCGTCGCCGTGCCGCTCAGTTGGGACTGCTGCTGACCGCCCCGGTCGCGGTGGACGACGCCGGCTCGTCCGGGTCGGTGCTGCCCTCACCGGAGGCCGTCGGCCGGGTCGACGACGTGGTGGTCGTCGGATCGGCCGAGCCCTCGGTCGTCGGCGACGGCTCCGTCGGATCCGGTCGCGTCGTCGCGGACGGGTCGGGCGTGTCCCCCTCCGGGCCGGACAGCACCCGGGGATCGGTCGATCCACTGGGATCGGCCGGGCCGGAGCTGCCCTCACCACCGGTGGTGCCACCACCCGGGCTGGTCGGCCCCGGCGGCGGGGAGGGCTGCTGCGGCCGCGCCGGCACGTCGGGATCCGGACGACCCTCCGACACCGGCGGCGGCGGAGCCGGCGTGCCGTCGCGCAGCGGCGACCGCGGATCGGTCGGGGTGCCGGGCGGCGTCTCGGCGACCTTCGCGGTCAGGAACCGGTTCTGCTGCTCGAAGTAGGTCTGGTCGTCCGGGCCGACCTTGTCGACCAGCGGGCCGAGCGAGGCCAGATCCTGCTGGGCACCCACCGTGTCACCGACCGCGAGCTTCGCGTTGACCCGCTCGATGCCCTGCCGCAGGTCGGACGCGGCCTGCACCTGCTCGGCGCGTTCGCTGTAGAGCACCTTCGAGACGCCCCAGAGCGTGTCGCCCGGCACCGCCTCGTGCGCACTGATCGAGACGACGGCGAGCGCACAGGCGGCCACCGCCGCGGCGGCGACCAACGGGCGCAGGAAGGAGACCTTCCGCGACGGCTTCGCCGGCTGCAGCATCTCGACGGCCTCGTCGGTGCCGACGAGCTCCGGGACCGGTTCGCGATCGACCTCGTCCTTCCAGGACGACAGCATCGCGACCAGCCGGTCGTCGACGTCGTAACCCTGGCGGCCGGGGCCGGACAGGCCGAGCCCCGAGGACAGCGCGTTGATCAGCTCGTCGTCGGCCTGCAGCTCGACCAGGTCGACCGGCCCCTCGTCGTCGAGCTCGGCGAACCGCCTGCCGACCGGCTGCGGGGCGGGGTGCCCGTTGTGGCCGGAGGGATGGGTGTAGCCGTAACCATTGGGGCCGTTGGAGCCGTCGGGGCCGTTCGGGCCACCGTGGCGGCCCGTGCGCGGCTCGCCGAAGCGGCCGCGGGTCACCGGTGCCGGCGGTCGCTCCCAGCCGTCCCCGGACGGCGGAGGCGAGCCCGGACCGACCGGACCCTGGTCGTCACGCATCCCGGACCACCTCCTCACTCATGATCTTCCGCAGCCGGGTCAGTGCCCGGTGCTGTGCCACCCGGACGGCGCCCGGTGTGGAGTCGACGGCCGCCGCGGTCTCCTCCGCGGACAACCCCACGACCACCCGCAACACGATGATCTCCCGATGTTTCTCCGGGAGGACCTCCAGCAGCCTGGACATCTCCTCGGACAGTTCCACCTGAAGGGCTTTGCTCTCCGGACCGTCCGCGACCTCGATCCGGTCCGGCACGTCCGCGACGGGCTCGGACCGGTTCCGGGATGCGGCACGGTGCGCGTCGATCACCTTGTGCGACGCGATGCCGTAGACGAAAGCGAGGAACGGGCGGCCCTGCACCCGGTACCCCGGCAACGCCGTCAGCACTGCAACACACACCTCCTGGGCGACATCGTCCGCCGAGAC is from Pseudonocardia autotrophica and encodes:
- a CDS encoding TroA family protein; this translates as MSRPTAGAAMGGGRAFVDATGTPVPLRGPVQRVVATDPEVGALLVELGARVIGCAGPLDGAEPVGAERAPDPQAVAALRPDAIVTGLSDGRHDLADPAVLGRLRQAAPVVAVDLARRAATAADLRALLGAVNPPPHRSRGRHED
- a CDS encoding FBP domain-containing protein produces the protein MSVPAETRIRRAMTNCSKGEASRMTLPAWVRDLDPDHLDDVHGWRDPKAPERAVLLVPTDHGPAGIMLRTATGTARTAAMCALCRTTHSVGGVALFAAPRQGAAGRHGDTVGTYICADLGCARHVRVEHPTAALRPAPGTTTDERRIGLRERAVEFVGAVTGSRA
- a CDS encoding GuaB3 family IMP dehydrogenase-related protein; the protein is MRDLVEIGMGREARRAYDLGQIEIVPSRRTRSSKAVSTAWQLDAYRFDIPLVTHPTDAVVSPSSAVRVSELGGLAVLNAEGLWARHGDAEGALARVVEAATGDEPDTALALLQELHQAPIQPDLIAEALRPLRDGSHTVAARVSPQRARELTPALLAAGVELLVVQGTIVSAEHVSDGEPLNLKDFIADLDVPVVAGGVGDYRTALHLMRTGAAGVIVGYGQSTATTTDEVLGVGVPMATAIVDAAAARRDYLDETGGRYVHVIADGGIGTSGDIARAVACGADAVMLGEQLAEATEAPAGGLYWTSSAAHPSLPRSEVTGLGRSGRALEQVLFGPTDSPYGTTNLFGALRRAMAKTGYSDLKEFQRVGLNLRT
- the guaB gene encoding IMP dehydrogenase; its protein translation is MTSEIGGLPDKFAMLGLTFDDVLLLPAESDVVPSAADTSSQVTRRVRVQVPLVSSPMDTVTESRMAIAMARAGGLGVLHRNLSPEAQAAQAEVVKRSEAGMVTDPVTCSPDATLADVDALCAKFRISGVPVTGEGGKLVGIITNRDMRYEVDQERSVAEVMTRAPLVTAKVGVTAEAALGLLRRHKLEKLPIVDGDDVLRGLITIKDFNKTEQYPLATKDPDGRLVVAAAVGVGDDAYARAMLLVEAGVDVLMVDTAHGHSRRVLETVAKLRAEVGDQVDVVGGNVATYEGALALVEAGADAVKVGVGPGSICTTRVVAGVGAPQITAIYEATRACAPAGVPVIGDGGIQYSGDVAKAIAAGASTVMLGSLLAGTAESPGEVVLVGGKQFKTYRGMGSLGAMQGRAGAAGRSYSKDRYAQDDVLSEDKLVPEGIEGRIPFRGPLSSVVHQLGGGLRSGMGYVGAQTIPELQQARLVRITAAGLKESHPHDITMTVEAPNYAAR
- a CDS encoding DUF5319 domain-containing protein; translation: MSPEALPPDPFAGDPDDPARSMGALDDHAEITGSVSGDPDGPPLTEADRGEILADLADLAVYQALLSGRGVRGIVVDCADCGEQHFHEWNLLRASLQQLLDEGRMRPHEPAYDPDPAHYVTWEYCRGYADATLADD
- a CDS encoding anti-sigma-D factor RsdA; the protein is MRDDQGPVGPGSPPPSGDGWERPPAPVTRGRFGEPRTGRHGGPNGPDGSNGPNGYGYTHPSGHNGHPAPQPVGRRFAELDDEGPVDLVELQADDELINALSSGLGLSGPGRQGYDVDDRLVAMLSSWKDEVDREPVPELVGTDEAVEMLQPAKPSRKVSFLRPLVAAAAVAACALAVVSISAHEAVPGDTLWGVSKVLYSERAEQVQAASDLRQGIERVNAKLAVGDTVGAQQDLASLGPLVDKVGPDDQTYFEQQNRFLTAKVAETPPGTPTDPRSPLRDGTPAPPPPVSEGRPDPDVPARPQQPSPPPGPTSPGGGTTGGEGSSGPADPSGSTDPRVLSGPEGDTPDPSATTRPDPTEPSPTTEGSADPTTTTSSTRPTASGEGSTDPDEPASSTATGAVSSSPN
- a CDS encoding sigma-70 family RNA polymerase sigma factor, which produces MSESRDVPDEWIEAAMAGDRSAVERVLTMIRPLVVRYCRARLGTDRGSVSADDVAQEVCVAVLTALPGYRVQGRPFLAFVYGIASHKVIDAHRAASRNRSEPVADVPDRIEVADGPESKALQVELSEEMSRLLEVLPEKHREIIVLRVVVGLSAEETAAAVDSTPGAVRVAQHRALTRLRKIMSEEVVRDA